A window of the Streptomyces albireticuli genome harbors these coding sequences:
- a CDS encoding sensor histidine kinase — MTALLGHRARLRWVHLLLGGALLMPYYLLADVLLALVTAPDGGSLLLGGSLARQFGVFALALLPAALTALLPLVRPLEGAAARALCGVPGEGLATGPSTSWAARGRTAAWYTLHLTAGGLVSGMSLATPPAAVTLIALPFLDRDRDAGGLGRAAVFAGPRLLLAPLAGLALLALIVVSSWAAGALLARCAPVLLGPTAADRLAAAERHATHLALRNRLARELHDSVGHALSAVTLQASAARRVLDSDPEFARQALAAIEATTRDAVGELDTVLGLLREDGTASAAPAPTLAALDALLERTRAAGGTVVPTVDAALDRVPAVVSREAYRIVQEGLTNALRHAGPVPVRLGIASRGGVLEVTLENPVAGVVPGARRTGGGRGLAGIMERVRLLGGGGEWGESGGTWRLRVWLPVGVRG, encoded by the coding sequence GTGACGGCCCTCCTCGGCCACCGGGCCCGCCTCCGCTGGGTGCACCTCCTCCTCGGCGGCGCGCTGCTGATGCCGTACTACCTCCTGGCCGACGTCCTCCTCGCCCTGGTCACCGCTCCCGACGGGGGAAGCCTCCTCCTCGGGGGCTCGCTCGCCCGGCAGTTCGGCGTCTTCGCGCTGGCCCTCCTCCCCGCCGCGCTCACCGCGCTCCTGCCGCTCGTACGCCCCCTGGAGGGCGCGGCGGCGCGGGCGCTGTGCGGGGTGCCGGGCGAGGGGCTGGCCACCGGGCCGAGCACCTCCTGGGCCGCGCGCGGCAGGACGGCCGCCTGGTACACGCTCCACCTCACGGCCGGCGGCCTCGTCAGCGGGATGTCGCTGGCCACCCCGCCGGCCGCCGTGACGCTGATCGCCCTGCCCTTCCTCGACCGCGACCGGGACGCCGGGGGCCTGGGCCGGGCGGCGGTCTTCGCCGGGCCCCGGCTGCTCCTGGCGCCGCTCGCCGGGCTCGCCCTGCTGGCCCTGATCGTGGTCTCCTCCTGGGCGGCGGGCGCGCTCCTGGCGCGCTGCGCGCCCGTCCTCCTGGGACCCACGGCGGCCGACCGGCTGGCCGCCGCCGAGCGGCACGCGACCCATCTCGCGCTCCGCAACCGGCTGGCCCGCGAGCTGCACGACTCCGTGGGCCACGCGCTGAGCGCCGTCACCCTCCAGGCGAGCGCCGCGCGCAGGGTCCTCGACTCCGACCCCGAGTTCGCCCGGCAGGCGCTCGCGGCCATCGAGGCGACGACGCGGGACGCGGTCGGCGAACTCGACACGGTCCTCGGCCTCTTGCGCGAGGACGGCACGGCCTCCGCCGCGCCCGCGCCGACGCTCGCCGCCCTGGACGCCCTCCTGGAGCGCACCCGCGCGGCGGGCGGCACGGTCGTGCCCACCGTCGACGCCGCCCTGGACCGTGTGCCGGCGGTCGTCTCCCGCGAGGCCTACCGCATCGTCCAGGAGGGCCTCACCAACGCCTTGCGGCACGCGGGGCCGGTGCCGGTGCGGCTCGGCATCGCCTCGCGCGGGGGCGTCCTGGAAGTGACCTTGGAGAACCCGGTGGCGGGGGTGGTGCCGGGGGCCCGGCGGACGGGTGGTGGGCGGGGGCTGGCGGGGATCATGGAGCGGGTGCGGTTGCTGGGGGGTGGGGGTGAGTGGGGTGAGAGCGGGGGGACTTGGCGGCTGAGGGTGTGGCTGCCGGTGGGTGTGCGGGGGTGA
- the thpD gene encoding ectoine hydroxylase — translation MTATVSDLYPTRGTQEVPVPRRDPVVWSRPGAPGPIGDTELADYDRDGFLTVDRLIGPDEVARYRAELDRLIADPAVRADERSIVEPRSQDVRSVFEVHRISEVFAELVRDPRVVGRARQILGSDVYVHQSRINVKPGFGASGFYWHSDFETWHAEDGLPRMRTVSVSIALTENLDTNGGLMIMPGSHRTFLGCAGETPRDNYKRSLRMQDAGTPSDAALTGFAERHGVRLFTGPAGSATWFDCNCMHGSGNNITPFPRSNVFIVFNSVDNAAVEPFAAPARRPEFVGARDFTPVP, via the coding sequence ATGACGGCCACGGTCAGCGACCTCTACCCGACCCGGGGCACCCAGGAGGTGCCCGTACCCCGGCGGGACCCGGTGGTGTGGTCCCGCCCCGGCGCCCCCGGCCCGATCGGTGACACCGAGCTGGCGGACTACGACCGCGACGGCTTCCTCACGGTCGACCGGCTCATCGGCCCGGACGAGGTGGCGCGCTACCGCGCCGAGCTGGACCGGCTGATCGCCGACCCGGCCGTACGCGCCGACGAGCGCTCGATCGTCGAGCCCCGGTCGCAGGACGTGCGGTCGGTGTTCGAGGTGCACCGGATCAGCGAGGTCTTCGCGGAGCTCGTGCGCGACCCGCGCGTGGTCGGCCGGGCCCGGCAGATCCTCGGCTCGGACGTCTACGTCCACCAGTCCCGGATCAACGTCAAGCCCGGGTTCGGCGCCTCCGGCTTCTACTGGCACTCGGACTTCGAGACCTGGCACGCCGAGGACGGGCTGCCGCGCATGCGGACCGTGTCGGTCTCGATCGCCCTCACCGAGAACCTCGACACCAACGGCGGGCTGATGATCATGCCCGGCTCGCACCGGACGTTCCTCGGCTGCGCCGGTGAGACCCCGCGCGACAACTACAAGCGGTCGCTGCGGATGCAGGACGCGGGCACGCCCTCCGACGCCGCGCTGACCGGCTTCGCCGAGCGCCACGGCGTCCGGCTCTTCACCGGGCCGGCCGGGTCGGCGACGTGGTTCGACTGCAACTGCATGCACGGGTCAGGGAACAACATCACGCCCTTCCCGCGCAGCAACGTCTTCATCGTCTTCAACAGCGTGGACAACGCGGCGGTGGAGCCGTTCGCGGCACCGGCGCGGCGCCCGGAGTTCGTGGGGGCGCGGGACTTCACCCCGGTGCCCTGA
- a CDS encoding aminotransferase class V-fold PLP-dependent enzyme: MDGMIASADSGWMESLAPGRFAPETVYLNTAATGLLPTGAAAAMGEAIGVLAAGAPGNVDFSATVDAARTAYARLVGVPAARVAAGGSVAVYCGLVAQSLPAGAEVLVAEGDFASLVNPFHTRPGLRVRTVPLERLAEEVRPDTALVAVSAVQSADGRIAALGAISAAARAYGARTLVDVSQAAGWFPLDAAAHDFTVGVGYKWLMGPRGVAFLTVPEDLGALTPVFAGWVTGEDPWLTCYGKVEPLASTARRFDENVAVLSYVGALHGLALVEELGVERIGAHDRALADRFRAGVVALGLTPVPAEGSAIVAVPGVRGAAERPAAAGVQVSARAGRLRAAFHLYNSTADVDRLLEVLARR; encoded by the coding sequence ATGGACGGAATGATCGCGTCCGCCGATAGTGGGTGGATGGAAAGCCTCGCGCCCGGCCGGTTCGCCCCGGAGACCGTCTATCTCAACACCGCGGCCACCGGCCTGCTGCCCACCGGGGCCGCCGCCGCCATGGGCGAGGCGATCGGCGTCCTGGCCGCCGGGGCCCCGGGGAACGTGGACTTCTCGGCCACGGTGGACGCGGCCCGGACCGCCTACGCCCGGCTGGTCGGCGTGCCCGCCGCCCGGGTCGCCGCCGGCGGTTCCGTCGCCGTGTACTGCGGCCTCGTCGCCCAGTCCCTGCCGGCCGGTGCCGAAGTGCTCGTCGCGGAGGGCGACTTCGCCTCGCTCGTCAATCCCTTCCACACCCGGCCCGGCCTCCGGGTGCGTACGGTCCCGCTGGAGCGGCTCGCGGAGGAGGTGCGGCCGGACACGGCGCTCGTCGCGGTGAGCGCCGTGCAGTCGGCCGACGGCCGGATCGCCGCCCTCGGGGCGATCTCCGCGGCCGCCCGCGCGTACGGCGCCCGTACGCTCGTCGACGTCAGCCAGGCGGCGGGCTGGTTCCCGCTGGACGCCGCCGCCCACGACTTCACCGTCGGTGTGGGCTACAAGTGGCTGATGGGCCCGCGCGGCGTCGCCTTCCTCACCGTCCCCGAGGACCTGGGCGCCCTCACGCCCGTGTTCGCGGGCTGGGTCACGGGCGAGGACCCCTGGCTGACCTGCTACGGCAAGGTGGAGCCGCTCGCCTCGACGGCCCGCCGCTTCGACGAGAACGTCGCCGTCCTGTCGTACGTGGGGGCCCTGCACGGGCTCGCCCTGGTGGAGGAGCTGGGCGTCGAGCGCATCGGCGCGCACGACCGGGCGCTCGCCGACCGGTTCCGCGCCGGGGTGGTGGCGCTGGGCCTCACGCCCGTGCCGGCGGAGGGCTCGGCGATCGTCGCCGTCCCGGGCGTCCGGGGCGCCGCCGAGCGGCCGGCGGCGGCGGGGGTGCAGGTCAGCGCGCGGGCGGGGAGGCTTCGCGCCGCCTTCCACCTCTACAACTCCACCGCCGACGTCGACCGGCTGCTGGAGGTGCTCGCACGCCGGTGA
- a CDS encoding bile acid:sodium symporter family protein: protein MPNERTSPDSAAVQGGATDGSAAAAGGAASDRTARLAVTVFPLLVLAAGGVGLAAPSHFTGWAPAVPYLLGVVMFAMGLTLTPADFHAVAKRPWAVGLGLVAHYVIMPGLGWLIATALGLPPQLAAGVILVGCAPSGTASNVVTYLARGDVALSVSVATVSTLVAPLVTPPLTLLLADRFLDVDAGAMLVDILKTVLVPVVGGALVRLLAGRYVDRVLRVLPWVSALTISVIVLTVVSGSAARIKDAAGLVLLAVVLHNGLGLALGYASGRLARLGRPASRAMAFEVGMQNSGLAASLATAHFSAAAALPAAVFSVWHNVSGAVVAAWMSRDGAPAGGHSPTPPLPGTGGKPPGPRPR from the coding sequence ATGCCGAACGAGCGAACCTCCCCCGACTCCGCCGCTGTTCAGGGCGGTGCGACCGACGGATCCGCCGCGGCGGCCGGCGGCGCCGCGTCCGACCGGACCGCGCGGCTGGCCGTCACCGTCTTCCCGCTGCTCGTCCTCGCGGCGGGCGGCGTGGGCCTCGCGGCGCCCTCGCACTTCACGGGCTGGGCGCCGGCGGTGCCGTACCTGCTGGGCGTGGTCATGTTCGCGATGGGGCTCACCCTCACGCCGGCGGACTTCCACGCCGTGGCCAAGCGCCCCTGGGCGGTGGGGCTGGGCCTCGTGGCCCACTACGTGATCATGCCGGGGCTGGGCTGGCTGATCGCCACCGCGCTCGGCCTGCCGCCGCAGCTGGCGGCCGGCGTCATCCTCGTCGGCTGCGCGCCGAGCGGCACGGCGTCCAACGTGGTCACCTACCTCGCGCGCGGCGACGTGGCGCTGTCCGTGTCGGTGGCGACCGTCTCCACGCTCGTCGCACCGCTGGTGACACCGCCGTTGACGCTGCTGCTCGCGGACCGGTTCCTGGACGTGGACGCCGGGGCGATGCTCGTCGACATCCTCAAGACGGTGCTGGTGCCGGTCGTCGGCGGCGCGCTCGTACGCCTGCTGGCGGGGCGGTACGTCGACCGGGTGCTGCGCGTCCTGCCGTGGGTGTCGGCGCTGACGATCTCCGTCATCGTCCTGACGGTGGTGTCGGGCAGCGCGGCCCGCATCAAGGACGCGGCGGGCCTCGTCCTCCTCGCCGTCGTCCTCCACAACGGCCTCGGCCTGGCCCTCGGCTACGCGTCCGGCCGGCTGGCCCGCCTGGGCCGCCCGGCGAGCCGGGCCATGGCCTTCGAGGTCGGCATGCAGAACTCCGGCCTGGCGGCCTCGCTGGCGACGGCGCACTTCAGCGCGGCGGCGGCGTTGCCGGCGGCGGTGTTCTCGGTCTGGCACAACGTGTCGGGAGCGGTGGTGGCGGCGTGGATGTCGCGCGACGGCGCCCCTGCGGGGGGCCATTCCCCCACCCCGCCCCTTCCCGGAACCGGGGGCAAGCCCCCGGGCCCCCGGCCGCGCTGA
- a CDS encoding cobalamin biosynthesis protein produces the protein MGVGARRGVAAAEVLALIGRTLAEAGRALGAGARPVALVTAEAKAGEPGLVAAAARLEVPLRTYGAEALAGVAVPDPSAAVLAAVGVPGVAEAAALLAAGAGGALVVGKRKSAGATCAVARAAGA, from the coding sequence GTGGGGGTGGGGGCGCGTCGGGGCGTGGCGGCGGCGGAGGTGCTCGCGCTGATCGGGCGGACGCTGGCGGAGGCCGGCCGGGCGCTGGGCGCGGGCGCCCGTCCGGTGGCCCTGGTGACGGCGGAGGCGAAGGCCGGGGAGCCAGGCCTGGTGGCCGCGGCGGCCCGGCTGGAGGTGCCGTTGCGGACGTACGGCGCGGAGGCGCTGGCGGGGGTGGCGGTGCCGGATCCGTCGGCGGCCGTGCTGGCGGCGGTGGGGGTGCCGGGGGTCGCCGAGGCGGCGGCGCTGCTGGCGGCGGGGGCGGGCGGGGCGCTGGTGGTGGGGAAGCGGAAGTCGGCGGGGGCGACGTGCGCGGTGGCGCGGGCGGCGGGGGCGTAG
- the ectB gene encoding diaminobutyrate--2-oxoglutarate transaminase — translation MTITPPALSVFEALESEVRSYCRSWPAVFDRAQGSRMYDEDGHTYLDFFAGAGALNYGHNNPVLKRALLDYLERDGVTHGLDMGTTAKRAFLESFQDIVLRPRDLPYKVMFPGPTGTNAVEAALKLARKVKGRESIVSFTNAFHGMSLGSLAVTGNAFKRAGAGIPLVHGTPMPFDNYLDGQVPDFLWFERLLEDQGSGLNQPAAVIVETVQGEGGINVARADWLRALADLCERRDMLLIVDDIQMGCGRTGAFFSFEEAGITPDIVTLSKSIGGYGMPMSLTLFKPELDIWEPGEHNGTFRGNNPSFVTAAAALNAYWADGQMEKQTLARGEQVARALDAICAEHPGLGGRYRGRGLVWGLEFTDRARASAVAARAFELGLLVETSGPASEVVKLLPALTISPEELDEGLRTLARAVRETA, via the coding sequence GTGACCATCACCCCGCCCGCCCTGAGCGTCTTCGAAGCCCTCGAGTCCGAGGTCCGCAGCTACTGCCGCAGCTGGCCCGCCGTCTTCGACCGGGCCCAGGGCAGCCGGATGTACGACGAGGACGGCCACACCTACCTCGACTTCTTCGCCGGCGCCGGAGCGCTCAACTACGGGCACAACAACCCCGTGCTCAAACGCGCCCTGCTCGACTACCTCGAACGCGACGGCGTCACCCACGGCCTCGACATGGGCACCACCGCCAAGCGCGCGTTCCTGGAGTCCTTCCAGGACATCGTGCTGCGCCCGCGCGACCTGCCGTACAAGGTGATGTTCCCCGGCCCGACGGGCACCAACGCCGTGGAGGCCGCGCTCAAGCTGGCCCGCAAGGTCAAGGGCCGCGAGTCGATCGTCTCCTTCACCAACGCCTTCCACGGCATGTCCCTCGGGTCGCTCGCCGTCACCGGCAACGCCTTCAAGCGGGCCGGCGCCGGCATCCCGCTGGTGCACGGCACCCCGATGCCCTTCGACAACTACCTCGACGGGCAGGTCCCGGACTTCCTGTGGTTCGAACGGCTCCTGGAGGACCAGGGCTCGGGCCTGAACCAGCCCGCCGCCGTCATCGTGGAGACCGTCCAGGGCGAGGGCGGCATCAACGTCGCCCGCGCCGACTGGCTGCGCGCCCTCGCCGACCTGTGCGAGCGCCGCGACATGCTGCTGATCGTCGACGACATCCAGATGGGCTGCGGCCGCACCGGCGCCTTCTTCTCCTTCGAGGAGGCGGGCATCACCCCGGACATCGTCACCCTGTCCAAGTCCATCGGCGGCTACGGGATGCCGATGTCGCTCACTCTGTTCAAGCCGGAGCTCGACATCTGGGAGCCCGGCGAGCACAACGGCACCTTCCGCGGCAACAACCCCTCCTTCGTCACCGCCGCGGCCGCTCTGAACGCCTACTGGGCCGACGGCCAGATGGAGAAGCAGACCCTCGCCCGGGGCGAGCAGGTCGCGCGGGCGCTCGACGCCATCTGCGCCGAACACCCCGGGCTCGGCGGGCGGTACCGGGGCCGCGGCCTCGTCTGGGGCCTGGAGTTCACCGACCGCGCCCGCGCCTCGGCCGTCGCCGCGCGCGCCTTCGAACTCGGCCTCCTCGTCGAGACCTCCGGCCCCGCGAGCGAGGTCGTCAAGCTGCTCCCCGCCCTGACCATCTCCCCCGAGGAACTGGACGAGGGCCTGCGGACCCTCGCCCGCGCGGTCCGCGAGACCGCCTGA
- a CDS encoding SCO1860 family LAETG-anchored protein — protein MPVRRRAVRLAVAATALTAVATGTAAGPAAATGPTGGTSGKSTPAGGTSADGTSGAVVLRTGLDIGLLDKTVRVPLDTSLNEVKAPANADRTALTVTLDGVEQGRPVTVLRADTATARATADGRKAEGYAHLVHAEVRLPGLPQLSLIEVRQVTSRAVCEAGRQPTAKANVLGSVSVLGKRVTLTATGPTKVSVPGVGEVRLDLSRTATTSRTAAAAALELKVSVNPLRLNVAEVEGQVTLARATCETPSGAVRTPSPAAPVTPGGGTKPQTAAHVPAKPAAPAGPDLAETGGGSAAPYVVGVAGLLVVVGGGAVVMGRRRAVRRG, from the coding sequence ATGCCCGTACGCCGCCGCGCCGTCCGTCTGGCCGTCGCCGCGACCGCCCTCACGGCCGTCGCCACCGGGACCGCCGCCGGACCCGCCGCCGCCACCGGGCCCACCGGCGGCACCTCCGGCAAGAGCACCCCGGCCGGCGGCACCTCCGCCGACGGGACCTCCGGCGCGGTCGTCCTCCGCACCGGCCTCGACATCGGCCTCCTCGACAAGACGGTCCGCGTCCCCCTCGACACCTCGCTCAACGAGGTGAAGGCGCCCGCGAACGCCGACCGGACCGCCCTCACCGTCACCCTCGACGGCGTCGAACAGGGCCGCCCCGTCACCGTCCTGCGCGCCGACACCGCCACCGCCCGCGCCACCGCCGACGGCCGGAAGGCCGAGGGCTACGCCCACCTCGTGCACGCCGAGGTGCGCCTGCCCGGGCTGCCGCAGCTCTCCCTCATCGAGGTGCGGCAGGTCACCTCCAGAGCGGTGTGCGAGGCGGGCCGGCAGCCGACGGCCAAGGCGAACGTGCTCGGCAGCGTCTCCGTCCTCGGGAAGCGCGTCACCCTCACCGCCACCGGCCCGACCAAGGTCTCCGTACCGGGCGTCGGCGAGGTCCGCCTCGACCTGTCACGGACCGCCACGACCTCCCGCACGGCGGCCGCCGCGGCCCTCGAACTCAAGGTCTCCGTCAACCCCCTGCGGCTGAACGTGGCCGAGGTCGAAGGACAGGTCACACTCGCCCGGGCGACGTGCGAGACGCCCTCCGGCGCCGTACGCACACCCTCGCCGGCCGCGCCCGTCACACCGGGCGGGGGTACGAAGCCGCAGACGGCGGCGCACGTGCCGGCGAAGCCGGCGGCTCCGGCGGGGCCGGATCTGGCCGAGACCGGGGGTGGTTCGGCGGCGCCGTACGTGGTGGGGGTGGCGGGGCTGCTTGTGGTGGTGGGTGGCGGGGCGGTGGTGATGGGGCGGCGCCGGGCGGTCCGCCGCGGCTGA
- the cobC gene encoding Rv2231c family pyridoxal phosphate-dependent protein CobC produces MHTPSEPDLRHHGDAEVRGGGAELTDLAVNVRTGTPPEWLRERLAASLDGLAAYPDGRAARRAVAERHGLPEERVLLTAGAAEAFVLLARALRVRRPVVVHPQFTEPEAALRDAGHTVERVLLDPEDGFRLDPRAVPGDADLVVVGNPTNPTSVLHPAQALAQLARPGRTLVVDEAFMDAVPGERESLASRTDLPGLVVLRSLTKTWGLAGLRIGYVLASPGTIARLERAQPLWPVSSPALAAAEACSAPPALAEAAHAAHHLAADRAHLTAALSAFEGVRVYGPAAGPFLLVRMADAAAVRGRLRGLGFAVRRGDTFPGLGPEYLRLAVRDRGTTDRFVEALGKVLADG; encoded by the coding sequence ATGCACACACCCAGTGAACCGGACCTCCGGCACCACGGCGACGCCGAAGTGCGGGGCGGTGGCGCGGAATTGACCGATCTGGCGGTGAACGTCCGGACGGGCACGCCCCCGGAGTGGCTGCGGGAGCGGCTGGCGGCCTCGCTCGACGGGCTGGCCGCCTACCCCGACGGGCGGGCGGCGCGGCGTGCGGTGGCCGAGCGGCACGGGCTGCCGGAGGAGCGGGTGCTGCTGACGGCGGGGGCGGCGGAGGCGTTCGTCCTGCTCGCCCGCGCGCTGCGGGTGCGGCGGCCGGTCGTCGTGCACCCGCAGTTCACGGAGCCGGAGGCCGCGCTGCGGGACGCCGGGCACACGGTGGAGCGGGTGCTGCTGGACCCGGAGGACGGCTTCCGGCTGGACCCGCGGGCGGTGCCCGGCGACGCGGACCTGGTGGTGGTGGGCAACCCCACCAACCCGACGTCCGTGCTGCACCCGGCGCAGGCGCTGGCCCAGCTGGCGCGCCCGGGGCGGACGCTGGTCGTGGACGAGGCGTTCATGGACGCGGTGCCCGGCGAGCGGGAGTCGCTGGCCTCGCGGACGGACCTGCCGGGCCTGGTCGTGCTGCGCAGCCTCACCAAGACCTGGGGGCTGGCGGGGCTGCGCATCGGCTACGTCCTGGCCTCACCGGGGACGATAGCCCGGCTGGAGCGGGCCCAGCCGCTGTGGCCGGTGTCGTCGCCGGCGCTGGCGGCGGCGGAGGCGTGCAGCGCTCCCCCGGCCCTCGCGGAGGCCGCGCACGCCGCGCACCACCTGGCCGCCGACCGGGCCCATCTGACGGCGGCGCTGTCGGCGTTCGAGGGGGTGCGGGTGTACGGCCCGGCGGCCGGCCCGTTCCTGCTGGTGCGGATGGCGGACGCGGCGGCGGTACGGGGGCGGCTGCGGGGGCTGGGGTTCGCGGTGCGGCGCGGGGACACGTTTCCGGGTCTGGGGCCGGAGTATCTGCGGCTGGCGGTGCGGGACCGGGGGACGACGGATCGTTTCGTGGAGGCGCTGGGGAAGGTGCTGGCGGACGGCTGA
- a CDS encoding methyltransferase, translated as MRRARDEQDHSAALDRILQLGLGFAVSKVLFSAVRLGLFTELAARPLPYEELRDRLGLHPRAARDFLDTLVALDLLERGPEGYGNTPVTARYLDRNRATYLGGFLEMTDHRLYGFWGTLLDGLRTGEPQNEIKHGGDFFGTLYQDPVRRSEFLQAMTGLSMRSAHALADAVDWSAHRVVADVGCAEGGTLGQILLRHPHLRGTGFDLESARGDFDRRAERFGLADRLTFAAGDFFTDPLPRADALLLGHILHDWDLPTKRMLLRKAYEALPAGGVVIVYETLIDDDRRTHLTGLLMSLNMLVETTGGFDYTGAECREWLAGAGFAESRVQHLAGPESMVIARK; from the coding sequence ATGCGCCGTGCGCGCGACGAGCAGGACCACTCCGCGGCCCTCGACCGGATCCTCCAGCTCGGGCTCGGCTTCGCCGTCTCGAAGGTCCTGTTCAGCGCGGTCCGGCTCGGCCTCTTCACCGAGCTGGCCGCGCGCCCGCTGCCGTACGAGGAACTGCGCGACCGGCTCGGCCTGCACCCCCGCGCCGCCCGCGACTTCCTCGACACGCTGGTGGCGCTCGACCTGCTGGAGCGCGGCCCCGAGGGTTACGGCAACACCCCCGTCACCGCCCGCTACCTGGACCGCAACCGCGCCACCTACCTGGGCGGCTTCCTGGAGATGACCGACCACCGGCTCTACGGCTTCTGGGGCACGCTCCTCGACGGGCTGCGCACCGGCGAGCCGCAGAACGAGATCAAGCACGGCGGTGACTTCTTCGGGACCCTCTACCAGGACCCCGTCCGCCGCTCGGAGTTCCTCCAGGCCATGACGGGCCTGTCGATGCGCTCGGCGCACGCCCTCGCCGATGCCGTCGACTGGTCCGCGCACCGCGTCGTCGCCGACGTCGGCTGCGCCGAGGGCGGTACCCTCGGCCAGATCCTGCTGCGCCACCCGCACCTGCGGGGCACCGGCTTCGACCTGGAGTCCGCGCGCGGCGACTTCGACCGGCGCGCCGAGCGCTTCGGGCTCGCGGACCGGCTCACCTTCGCGGCCGGCGACTTCTTCACGGACCCGCTGCCCCGCGCCGACGCCCTGCTCCTCGGCCACATCCTGCACGACTGGGACCTGCCGACGAAGCGGATGCTGCTGCGCAAGGCGTACGAGGCGCTCCCGGCGGGCGGCGTCGTCATCGTCTACGAGACGCTCATCGACGACGACCGCCGCACCCATCTGACCGGGCTGCTGATGAGTCTCAACATGCTCGTCGAGACCACCGGCGGCTTCGACTACACCGGGGCCGAGTGCCGCGAATGGCTGGCCGGGGCGGGCTTCGCGGAGAGCCGTGTGCAGCACCTGGCGGGGCCCGAGTCGATGGTCATCGCCCGTAAATAG
- a CDS encoding ZIP family metal transporter gives MPVVVALGAFLMTLLGGWAAQRFTDRRHLILGLAGGLMLGVVGLDLLPEALEAADREIFGVPVALLCFVLGFLTAHLVERLLAVRRANHGMTDAVRAPQVGLTAAAALVLHSAMDGVAIGAAFQVDSGVAAAVAVAVVAHDFADGFNTYTITDLYGNQRHRALLMLAADAVAPVAGAASTLLFTLPEQFLGIYLGFFGGVLLYLATSDILPEAHHQHPARSTLACTVAGVAFIWLVVGLAS, from the coding sequence GTGCCGGTCGTCGTCGCCCTGGGCGCGTTCCTGATGACACTCCTCGGCGGGTGGGCCGCCCAGCGCTTCACCGACCGCCGGCACCTCATCCTCGGGCTCGCCGGCGGACTGATGCTCGGCGTCGTCGGCCTCGACCTGCTGCCCGAGGCACTGGAGGCAGCCGACCGCGAGATCTTCGGCGTCCCCGTCGCCCTGCTCTGCTTCGTCCTCGGCTTCCTCACCGCCCACCTCGTCGAACGGCTCCTCGCCGTCCGCCGCGCCAACCACGGCATGACCGACGCGGTGCGCGCCCCCCAGGTCGGCCTCACCGCGGCCGCCGCCCTCGTCCTCCACAGCGCCATGGACGGCGTCGCCATCGGCGCCGCGTTCCAGGTGGACAGCGGGGTGGCCGCCGCCGTGGCCGTGGCCGTCGTCGCCCACGACTTCGCCGACGGCTTCAACACGTACACGATCACCGACCTGTACGGGAACCAGCGCCACCGCGCCCTCCTGATGCTCGCGGCCGACGCCGTCGCGCCCGTCGCCGGCGCCGCGTCCACCCTGCTCTTCACCCTTCCGGAGCAGTTCCTCGGCATCTACCTCGGCTTCTTCGGGGGTGTCCTGCTCTACCTCGCCACCTCGGACATCCTCCCCGAGGCCCACCACCAGCACCCGGCCCGCTCCACGCTCGCCTGCACGGTCGCCGGAGTGGCCTTCATCTGGCTCGTCGTGGGCCTCGCGAGCTGA
- a CDS encoding ectoine synthase — MIVRSFKDIEGTDRHVKARSGTWESKRIVLAKERVGFSLHETVLYAGTETSMWYANHIEAVLCVEGEAELTDDETGEKHWIEPGTMYLLDGHERHTLRPKTDFRCVCVFNPPVTGREDHDENGVYPLLTEEG; from the coding sequence GTGATCGTCCGTTCGTTCAAGGACATCGAGGGCACCGACCGGCACGTCAAGGCCCGGTCCGGCACCTGGGAGAGCAAGCGCATCGTGCTCGCCAAGGAGCGCGTCGGCTTCTCCCTGCACGAGACCGTGCTGTACGCGGGCACGGAGACGTCGATGTGGTACGCCAACCACATCGAGGCCGTGCTGTGCGTCGAGGGGGAGGCCGAGCTCACCGACGACGAGACCGGCGAGAAGCACTGGATCGAGCCCGGCACCATGTACCTGCTGGACGGCCACGAGCGCCACACCCTGCGCCCGAAGACCGACTTCCGCTGCGTGTGCGTCTTCAACCCGCCGGTCACCGGCCGCGAGGACCACGACGAGAACGGCGTCTACCCCCTGCTCACGGAGGAGGGCTGA